One window from the genome of Enterococcus haemoperoxidus ATCC BAA-382 encodes:
- a CDS encoding ABC transporter ATP-binding protein — translation MKIFKYLGKYWYAVIAVLVLLVVQANSDLSLPKLTSGIVDVGIQQGGLEYSTPEKIRKTTLQGIEMFMTDDEKKIIEDNYKLTTEKIDGKEVEVYNLNLQEDMTEAKLADIFNLPMMMLATSQSKDSSSGSEAKAIIEDYKKVGEDAAKAKQLGEEATALGEQAKAAGAAAASATDAATAMEKGQEAQDLAAQAQAKGAEAKSLTDSIQTTTNAMPARVEAARKETKKGLGDLGADSMKTVGIQLTLGEYKALDMDTQQIQTDYMIKTGTKMVLLTLVSAVAAIIVGLIASLVAASVGRNLRVGQYERTLQFSNTEMEKFSPASLITRNTNDIQQMQMGIVMIMRIVLYAPILGIGGIYNVYQTGTGMGWIVGVAVAAVLVLVLSLLLTTMPKFKALQNLVDRVNLVSREIITGLPVIRAFSREKFEEKRFDRANTDLMKTQLFVNRAMSIMMPVMMLLMNGISVLIVWVGGHNMNNGQLQVGDMMAFITYTMQIVMAFMMLSMVSIILPRANVAAGRVEEVLETEPTIKDPEHPKDDHDFKGEVKFEAVEFRYGDADEDVLHHINFVAKPGQTTALIGSTGSGKSTIVNLIPRLFDVTGGRITIDGIDIREMSLHKLHEIIGFVPQKGILFSGDIASNIKFGDANISDEQMRKAAEIAQAEEFIDSNEKGYDREISQGGTNVSGGQKQRLSIARALAKNPKILIFDDSFSALDNKTDVALRKALSENIKGATQIIVAQKISTILHADNIIVLNEGRVVDHGTHDELMKSSTVYQEIAQSQLSNAELGIEEAE, via the coding sequence GTGAAGATTTTTAAATATCTCGGTAAATACTGGTATGCGGTCATCGCAGTTCTTGTGCTTTTAGTTGTACAGGCAAATAGTGATTTAAGCTTACCAAAATTAACATCGGGTATCGTTGATGTCGGTATTCAACAAGGAGGGCTTGAATATTCCACACCTGAAAAAATCAGGAAAACAACTCTTCAGGGAATTGAAATGTTCATGACAGACGATGAGAAAAAAATAATTGAAGATAATTATAAACTAACGACTGAAAAAATCGATGGCAAAGAAGTTGAAGTCTATAATTTAAACCTTCAAGAGGATATGACAGAAGCAAAATTAGCAGATATTTTTAATCTACCAATGATGATGCTTGCAACTTCTCAATCAAAAGATTCATCGAGCGGAAGTGAAGCAAAAGCAATCATTGAAGATTATAAAAAAGTTGGAGAAGATGCTGCTAAAGCGAAACAACTTGGTGAAGAAGCAACAGCCCTAGGCGAACAAGCCAAAGCGGCCGGTGCAGCAGCTGCGTCTGCAACAGATGCTGCAACAGCAATGGAAAAAGGACAAGAAGCACAAGATTTGGCTGCTCAAGCGCAAGCAAAAGGTGCTGAAGCAAAATCCTTGACTGATTCAATTCAAACAACGACAAATGCTATGCCAGCTAGAGTCGAAGCGGCACGCAAAGAAACCAAAAAAGGTTTAGGTGATCTAGGTGCGGATTCAATGAAAACAGTGGGAATTCAATTAACACTGGGTGAATACAAAGCACTAGACATGGATACACAACAAATTCAAACAGATTATATGATTAAAACAGGAACGAAAATGGTTCTTCTAACACTGGTTTCAGCTGTTGCTGCAATCATTGTTGGATTGATTGCTTCACTCGTGGCTGCATCAGTCGGTCGAAATTTGCGTGTGGGTCAATATGAACGAACATTACAATTCTCAAATACTGAAATGGAAAAATTCTCTCCAGCTTCATTAATCACACGTAATACCAATGATATCCAACAAATGCAAATGGGGATCGTGATGATCATGCGTATCGTTTTATACGCACCGATCTTAGGTATTGGTGGGATCTATAATGTCTATCAAACAGGAACAGGTATGGGCTGGATTGTTGGAGTTGCGGTAGCCGCTGTTTTAGTGTTAGTTTTAAGTCTGCTATTGACAACGATGCCTAAATTTAAAGCATTACAAAACTTAGTTGATAGAGTGAATTTGGTTTCTCGTGAAATCATTACAGGTTTACCTGTTATTCGTGCGTTTTCTCGTGAAAAATTTGAAGAAAAACGTTTTGATCGTGCCAACACTGATTTAATGAAAACTCAATTATTCGTTAACCGTGCAATGTCTATTATGATGCCGGTCATGATGTTATTGATGAATGGGATTTCTGTTTTGATCGTTTGGGTCGGCGGACATAATATGAATAACGGTCAACTACAAGTTGGGGATATGATGGCCTTTATCACGTATACAATGCAAATCGTTATGGCTTTCATGATGTTATCAATGGTTTCAATTATTTTACCTCGTGCCAATGTTGCTGCTGGTCGTGTAGAAGAAGTACTTGAAACAGAACCAACAATCAAAGATCCAGAACATCCTAAAGATGATCACGACTTCAAAGGTGAAGTGAAATTTGAAGCAGTAGAATTCCGTTATGGTGATGCTGATGAAGATGTATTGCATCACATCAACTTTGTGGCTAAACCAGGTCAAACAACTGCCTTAATCGGTTCAACTGGTTCAGGTAAATCTACGATCGTTAACTTGATTCCGCGCTTATTTGATGTAACTGGCGGGCGAATCACGATTGATGGTATTGATATTCGTGAAATGAGCTTGCATAAATTACATGAAATCATTGGGTTTGTACCGCAAAAAGGAATTTTATTCTCAGGTGATATTGCATCAAATATCAAATTTGGTGATGCAAACATCTCAGATGAACAAATGAGAAAAGCTGCTGAAATTGCACAAGCAGAAGAATTCATCGATTCAAACGAAAAAGGCTATGACCGAGAAATTTCTCAAGGTGGAACGAACGTTTCTGGTGGACAAAAACAACGTCTATCCATTGCGCGTGCCTTAGCGAAAAATCCTAAAATCTTGATCTTTGATGATTCATTCTCAGCGCTGGATAATAAAACGGACGTAGCGTTACGTAAAGCATTGTCTGAAAATATCAAAGGTGCAACACAAATCATCGTTGCACAAAAAATCTCCACGATCCTTCATGCAGATAATATTATCGTATTAAATGAAGGTCGTGTAGTCGATCATGGAACACATGATGAATTAATGAAATCATCCACTGTCTATCAAGAAATTGCTCAATCACAATTGAGTAATGCTGAATTAGGCATAGAAGAAGCAGAGTAG
- the thiT gene encoding energy-coupled thiamine transporter ThiT: MQRTSELRVWIEGTIVAAIAMVLSFIPTNVGSSFSISLGMIPITLYALRRGTKAGFFSAFIWGLLHFPLAQVYYLMPAQVIIEYILAFGFAGFAGMYSSKLKQSIREKEYMKSGRIIIYASFLGTLMRYFWHFIAGVLFWGSFALWGMNPWLFSFVMNGLSGLATAIVTSVVLLLLLKINPTLFLSENRVQMSQHDKQI, from the coding sequence ATGCAAAGAACATCAGAGTTACGAGTTTGGATCGAAGGGACAATCGTGGCGGCAATTGCGATGGTTTTATCTTTTATTCCAACGAATGTCGGCAGTAGTTTTTCAATATCTTTGGGGATGATCCCAATCACGCTGTATGCGTTGCGAAGGGGGACAAAGGCTGGATTTTTTTCAGCTTTTATCTGGGGATTACTGCACTTTCCGTTAGCTCAAGTTTATTATTTAATGCCTGCCCAAGTAATTATTGAATATATTTTAGCTTTCGGTTTTGCAGGTTTTGCAGGTATGTATAGTAGTAAATTGAAGCAATCAATCCGAGAGAAAGAGTACATGAAAAGCGGTCGGATTATTATTTATGCTTCTTTTTTAGGTACGCTTATGCGTTATTTTTGGCACTTTATTGCAGGTGTTCTCTTTTGGGGAAGCTTTGCACTTTGGGGGATGAATCCTTGGTTGTTTTCATTCGTTATGAATGGACTAAGTGGTCTAGCAACAGCGATTGTGACCTCAGTGGTGTTACTGTTACTACTTAAAATCAATCCTACATTATTTCTTTCAGAAAATAGGGTGCAAATGAGTCAACATGATAAACAAATTTAA
- a CDS encoding phosphatase PAP2/LCP family protein: MYTSKEKNFTPVIFSVVLFSLLSFLVVKNVSWFTNLDSWIYQFNWKPNETLTSFVNLFAKTATIVPIFSLSLIVSFVLWKNKHKLLAVWMSSNVLVVSALGFILKNFVARPRPNVEQLAEKSSYSFPSGHSLLAMCLTCSVILIVHTFYPRKTKNYRILKNVLLLYVLLIGLSRIYLRVHYPSDVIAGFLLSFSWVNFSYICLQRLYLNRTFTSREAKKKFVQRTILASLTVLLLAVAGASVYGATVFNNVQKTADKMYQPLNRKTKPAELNNSKPVSFLLLGIANDSKRKTDLRANTIMVVTVNNQLKKTTITSIPRDAYVEIVGKEGVYDKINHAHSFGGDEMMINTVEHYLDIPINHYFVINMDGLAALSDAVGGVTVNNDFEFDAEGIHYPKGEQHLGGWETLQYARMRYEDPLGDYGRQKRQREVTIQLTKELISMKSVFHYQELLDVIGDNGQTDMTLDQMTLLMKNYQKALENIESYQMQGEGFTGDGYTGEEGISYQSISDEEKQKVTSELKKQLNLDAP; the protein is encoded by the coding sequence ATGTATACGTCGAAAGAAAAGAATTTTACTCCAGTTATTTTTAGTGTTGTACTTTTTTCATTACTAAGTTTTTTAGTTGTTAAAAATGTAAGTTGGTTTACAAATCTAGATTCATGGATTTATCAATTTAATTGGAAGCCAAATGAAACACTGACTAGTTTCGTGAATCTATTTGCAAAAACTGCTACAATCGTGCCTATTTTTAGTTTGAGTCTTATCGTGTCATTTGTTCTATGGAAAAATAAGCATAAGCTACTAGCAGTTTGGATGAGCAGTAATGTTTTAGTAGTCAGTGCTTTAGGCTTTATACTTAAGAATTTTGTTGCTCGGCCACGACCTAATGTGGAACAGTTAGCCGAGAAAAGCTCTTACAGTTTCCCAAGTGGGCATTCTCTTTTAGCCATGTGTCTAACTTGTTCTGTTATTTTGATCGTACACACATTTTATCCAAGGAAAACGAAAAATTACAGGATTTTAAAAAATGTATTGCTTCTTTATGTTCTTTTGATTGGCTTGAGTCGAATTTACTTAAGAGTTCATTATCCGAGCGATGTGATTGCAGGGTTTCTTTTAAGTTTTTCTTGGGTGAATTTTTCTTATATCTGCCTTCAAAGGTTGTATCTTAATAGAACATTCACATCACGAGAAGCTAAAAAAAAGTTTGTGCAAAGAACCATTTTGGCTAGCTTAACTGTACTTTTACTGGCCGTTGCGGGAGCTTCTGTATATGGTGCAACAGTCTTTAATAATGTTCAAAAAACGGCTGACAAAATGTATCAGCCGCTGAATCGAAAAACAAAGCCTGCAGAGCTTAATAATAGTAAACCTGTTAGTTTTTTACTTTTAGGGATCGCAAATGATTCAAAGCGTAAAACAGATCTTCGAGCGAATACGATTATGGTCGTGACTGTCAATAATCAATTAAAGAAGACGACAATCACAAGTATTCCTAGAGATGCTTATGTAGAAATCGTTGGAAAAGAGGGTGTATACGACAAAATTAACCATGCCCATTCTTTTGGCGGTGATGAGATGATGATAAATACTGTCGAGCATTATTTAGACATTCCGATTAATCACTATTTTGTCATCAATATGGATGGATTAGCTGCATTGAGTGATGCGGTTGGTGGTGTTACTGTCAATAATGATTTTGAGTTTGATGCAGAAGGAATTCATTATCCAAAAGGAGAGCAGCATTTAGGCGGTTGGGAAACATTGCAATATGCAAGAATGCGCTATGAAGATCCTTTAGGAGACTATGGGAGACAAAAAAGACAGCGGGAAGTAACGATTCAGCTTACCAAAGAATTAATTTCTATGAAAAGTGTTTTTCATTATCAAGAATTACTAGACGTAATTGGTGATAACGGTCAAACTGACATGACCTTGGATCAAATGACTCTCTTGATGAAAAATTATCAGAAGGCTCTAGAAAATATTGAAAGCTATCAAATGCAAGGGGAAGGATTTACTGGGGATGGTTATACAGGAGAAGAAGGAATTTCTTATCAGAGTATTTCAGATGAGGAAAAGCAAAAAGTCACCAGCGAATTAAAGAAACAATTGAATTTAGATGCACCATAA
- a CDS encoding IS110 family transposase: MAYVLALDVSMGKSYKVLYLDDLCLSEGEILHTKSGFNALLQEIRTLPETPSIVFEATDVYSKVIETFCLNNHLAYCLLNPLEAKKQLDSGLRVLKTDKQDAHRLAQAHWQYERKIKRHQSTIYEESHDLARFYQEIEAEIKRLRMYLHTALQLSFPELEILFSSRVSTLSLNIIERFPHPDYLAGLSQTQVKNRLKKSTDKKIFDKKALEKAQQLLLLASNSYPAATKTSIQVQKVQYYAQQLKELIQSKETLSKQLIEQCKPLSEFELYQSVPGIGEVSAALIIGEIGDIRRFENHKKVNAFVGIDTRRYQSGKYLAQDHLNKRGNPKARKILYFSVKNMIRQQAAASNHIVDYYYKLKTQPIPKKDKVATVACMNKLLKCLYSMIKNETKYDYAYTASKDQ, translated from the coding sequence ATGGCTTATGTACTTGCGTTAGATGTTTCTATGGGAAAAAGTTATAAAGTGCTTTATTTGGATGATCTTTGCCTTTCCGAGGGAGAGATTCTCCATACAAAATCAGGGTTTAATGCGTTACTTCAAGAAATCCGGACCCTGCCTGAAACACCAAGTATTGTGTTTGAAGCAACTGACGTTTACTCAAAAGTAATCGAAACGTTTTGCCTAAATAACCACTTAGCCTATTGCTTATTGAATCCTTTAGAAGCAAAAAAACAGCTAGACAGTGGTCTGCGTGTGCTGAAAACAGATAAACAAGATGCTCATCGTCTTGCGCAAGCTCACTGGCAATATGAACGGAAAATCAAGAGACATCAGTCAACCATTTATGAAGAATCTCATGATTTAGCCCGCTTTTATCAAGAAATAGAAGCCGAAATCAAGAGACTAAGAATGTACTTACACACCGCTCTTCAGCTTAGTTTTCCAGAGTTGGAAATCCTTTTTTCTAGTCGGGTATCAACATTATCTCTAAACATTATTGAACGATTTCCTCATCCAGACTATCTAGCTGGATTGAGTCAAACACAGGTAAAAAATAGGTTAAAAAAGAGCACAGATAAAAAAATCTTCGATAAAAAAGCTTTAGAAAAAGCCCAACAGCTCCTTTTATTGGCTTCTAATTCCTATCCAGCAGCCACGAAAACAAGCATTCAGGTACAAAAGGTTCAGTATTATGCCCAACAGTTAAAAGAGCTTATTCAATCAAAGGAAACCTTGTCTAAGCAGCTTATTGAACAATGCAAACCATTATCTGAGTTCGAACTTTACCAAAGTGTTCCAGGCATTGGTGAAGTATCTGCCGCTTTAATAATTGGTGAAATTGGCGATATTCGCCGATTTGAAAATCATAAGAAAGTGAATGCCTTTGTGGGCATTGATACCCGTAGATATCAATCTGGCAAATACCTTGCCCAAGATCATCTAAATAAACGAGGAAATCCTAAAGCTCGGAAAATTCTGTATTTTTCCGTAAAAAATATGATCCGCCAACAAGCCGCCGCTTCGAATCATATTGTCGATTACTACTACAAATTAAAAACGCAACCTATACCCAAAAAGGATAAGGTTGCGACCGTAGCCTGTATGAACAAACTACTAAAGTGCCTCTATTCCATGATTAAGAACGAGACAAAGTACGACTATGCGTACACGGCCTCTAAGGACCAATAA
- a CDS encoding MFS transporter, protein MSKNPTLFEPIHWKRNFYLFLTGQFLSGITSMVVQYAIIWYLTKTTGSATVLSLAMLLGMLPMVLLSPFTGPLIDRWNKKILLVVTDIVVAIFAIILSITGTLSPEFPLWLVFVSLLIRSIAQTFQMPTIQSILPTMVPEEELTKVNGQFSMVQSANFIIAPALGAVLYSIVPMNFLILLDVLGAVFGVGLLLLVTIPRITSEGEPIHLLADTKFGFKKLFENKGLWYITIVGAIFMLLFMPAASLYPLMTMNYFNGSVGQAGLVEVVYSVGMLIGGAVIGIFGNWKNRMNLIFFAYAVIGVTISLSGFLPPTSKGFIYFILLNAIAGFATPYFNTLLMAMIQQSYEPNVLGRVLGVLNSLMSITGPVGLLFAGPLADKIGVEKMFVIAGFGAIICGVINFMIPVARNYDKELQKKILEEKEREEENEQVESPDI, encoded by the coding sequence ATGTCTAAAAATCCCACTTTATTTGAGCCTATTCACTGGAAAAGAAATTTTTATTTGTTTCTAACAGGACAATTTTTATCAGGAATTACAAGTATGGTTGTACAATACGCGATTATTTGGTACCTTACAAAGACAACAGGTTCGGCAACGGTTTTGAGTTTAGCAATGTTATTGGGAATGCTGCCAATGGTTTTATTGAGTCCGTTTACGGGTCCTTTGATCGATCGTTGGAATAAAAAAATATTGTTAGTTGTGACCGATATCGTCGTAGCGATTTTTGCAATAATTTTATCGATCACTGGTACACTTTCACCTGAATTTCCATTGTGGTTAGTATTTGTTTCATTATTGATCCGTTCAATTGCACAAACGTTTCAAATGCCAACGATACAGTCAATTCTACCAACGATGGTGCCAGAAGAGGAATTGACTAAAGTCAATGGACAATTTAGTATGGTGCAATCAGCAAATTTCATTATCGCGCCTGCTTTGGGAGCGGTTCTTTATTCTATAGTCCCTATGAATTTCTTGATTTTATTAGACGTACTTGGGGCAGTTTTTGGCGTTGGATTACTTCTTTTAGTTACGATTCCACGCATCACTTCAGAAGGCGAACCGATTCACCTTTTAGCAGATACAAAATTTGGCTTTAAAAAATTGTTTGAAAATAAAGGACTTTGGTATATTACAATCGTTGGAGCAATCTTTATGCTGCTATTTATGCCTGCAGCGAGTTTATATCCGTTGATGACGATGAATTATTTTAATGGATCAGTGGGACAAGCAGGGCTTGTTGAAGTGGTTTATTCAGTTGGAATGCTGATCGGAGGTGCTGTGATTGGAATTTTTGGGAATTGGAAAAACCGTATGAATCTGATCTTTTTTGCTTATGCTGTGATTGGCGTGACGATTAGCTTAAGTGGTTTTTTGCCACCGACAAGTAAAGGGTTTATCTATTTTATTCTCTTAAATGCCATTGCAGGTTTTGCTACACCTTATTTTAACACCTTACTAATGGCAATGATCCAGCAAAGTTATGAACCGAACGTTTTAGGGCGGGTGTTGGGTGTATTAAATTCTTTGATGAGTATTACTGGTCCAGTAGGCTTACTATTTGCTGGCCCATTAGCGGATAAAATAGGTGTAGAAAAGATGTTTGTGATTGCTGGATTTGGTGCGATTATATGTGGAGTGATCAATTTTATGATACCAGTTGCTAGAAATTATGATAAAGAATTGCAGAAAAAAATATTGGAAGAAAAAGAGCGAGAAGAAGAAAATGAACAGGTAGAATCACCTGATATATAG
- a CDS encoding diaminopimelate dehydrogenase — MIKVAIVGYGNLGRGVERSIKQNKDMELVGIFTRRAPETVKTEGAKAYTMDHLKQKKGEIDVCILCGGSATDLPAQTPEWTHLFNTIDSFDTHAKIPEHFAKVDQVAKSNQTTSIISTGWDPGLFSLNRLYAQSILPVGQTNTFWGKGVSQGHSDALRRIEGILDATQYTIPNKEVIEKLKAGENLDLTTRDKHYRECFVVLEEGANAEKIQEEIISMPNYFADYDTKVHFISKAELDQNHKAMPHGGTVLHAGTTHDNTKQVIEYNLQLESNPEFTASVLVAYARACVRLAKEKQYGAFTVLDIAPKYLSNRTDEELRKELL; from the coding sequence ATGATAAAAGTAGCAATCGTTGGATATGGCAACCTTGGACGCGGGGTTGAACGTTCAATAAAACAAAATAAAGATATGGAATTAGTAGGTATCTTTACAAGAAGAGCTCCTGAAACCGTGAAAACAGAAGGCGCTAAAGCATATACAATGGATCACCTAAAACAGAAAAAGGGCGAAATCGATGTCTGCATTCTTTGTGGTGGTTCAGCGACAGATTTACCTGCTCAGACACCAGAATGGACACATTTATTTAATACAATTGATAGTTTTGATACACATGCTAAAATCCCTGAGCATTTTGCTAAAGTGGACCAAGTAGCCAAATCAAATCAAACTACATCGATTATCTCAACAGGCTGGGACCCTGGTTTGTTTAGTTTGAATCGTTTGTATGCCCAAAGTATTTTGCCAGTTGGACAGACGAATACATTTTGGGGTAAAGGAGTTAGTCAGGGGCATTCGGATGCATTAAGACGAATCGAAGGTATACTGGACGCCACGCAATATACGATTCCAAACAAAGAGGTCATTGAGAAACTTAAAGCTGGTGAGAATCTAGATTTGACTACTCGAGACAAACATTATAGAGAATGCTTTGTTGTACTCGAAGAGGGGGCAAATGCAGAAAAAATTCAGGAAGAAATTATTTCAATGCCTAATTATTTTGCTGACTATGATACAAAAGTACACTTTATTTCTAAAGCTGAATTGGATCAAAACCACAAAGCAATGCCGCACGGTGGAACTGTCTTGCATGCTGGAACAACACATGACAATACGAAGCAAGTTATTGAATATAATTTACAACTGGAAAGTAATCCAGAATTTACTGCAAGTGTGTTAGTGGCCTATGCTAGAGCTTGTGTTCGCTTAGCTAAGGAAAAACAATATGGGGCGTTTACAGTTTTAGATATTGCACCAAAATATTTATCTAATCGAACGGATGAAGAGTTAAGAAAAGAATTATTATAA
- a CDS encoding DUF378 domain-containing protein, translated as MKALDSVALALLIVGGLNWLLVGLFEFDLVATIAGGSTTIFAKIIYVIVGLCAIYCLKFFPLISRKDQA; from the coding sequence ATGAAAGCTTTAGATTCAGTTGCATTGGCTTTGCTGATTGTCGGTGGATTGAACTGGCTACTAGTCGGTCTGTTTGAATTTGATTTAGTCGCAACGATAGCTGGCGGTTCAACAACGATTTTTGCTAAGATCATTTATGTGATCGTTGGATTATGTGCTATTTATTGTCTAAAATTTTTTCCACTTATCTCCAGAAAAGATCAAGCATAA
- the nrdI gene encoding class Ib ribonucleoside-diphosphate reductase assembly flavoprotein NrdI — MRILYISISGNTRSFVKRLVTYASDKYDTQIEVKEIHENSVFEDEPMPFFTFVPTYLDGGNGVDNGDTEILTETMREYLDYHCNYHFCLGVIGSGNKNFNNQYCLTAKQYAEKFDFPFLADYELRGTQEDLERVYKILVERITLSKSE; from the coding sequence ATGAGGATTTTATATATTTCAATATCTGGTAATACACGTTCGTTTGTTAAGCGTTTGGTGACTTACGCTTCTGATAAATATGATACACAAATTGAAGTGAAAGAGATTCATGAAAATTCAGTCTTTGAAGATGAACCTATGCCTTTTTTTACTTTTGTTCCAACATACTTAGATGGTGGAAATGGTGTAGATAACGGGGATACAGAAATTTTAACAGAAACGATGCGGGAATATTTGGACTATCATTGCAACTATCATTTTTGTTTAGGTGTCATCGGTAGTGGAAATAAAAATTTTAACAATCAATACTGCTTGACAGCGAAACAATACGCAGAGAAATTTGATTTTCCATTTTTAGCCGACTACGAACTCCGAGGAACACAAGAAGATTTAGAAAGAGTTTATAAAATTTTAGTAGAAAGAATCACGCTCTCTAAATCCGAATAA
- a CDS encoding ABC transporter ATP-binding protein has product MAEQTQNRPRGGRGPGNGAPVEKAKDFKGTLKKLISYIGAYKIPVFFVMIFAIASTIFNIWGPKILSQAITELFNGLIKKYQGTGGIDFNKIGGILLFMLGLYLVASAFGIIQGWIMSTISQKITYRMRKEISEKINRMPMNYFETRTTGEVLSRITNDVDTLGQSLNQSITQLITSVFTIIGVIIMMLSISVQMTGIAILIVPISMILIMIVVKNSQKYFKTQQEYLGVINGKVEETIGGYNIVRLFNDEENSLKEFKTQNDVLFKSAWKSQFLSGLMQPIMNFVGNLGYVAVAIFGGILAYNGTITVGDIQAFIQYVRNLTQPIAQLAQVSNLLQSMAAAAERVFEFLEEDEEAQTVPNPVKIDKAKGMVDFEHVRFGYTPDKIIINDFSSHVDPGQTVAIVGPTGAGKTTMVKLLMRFYDVTSGAIKIDGHNIKDFNRADLRKNIGMVLQDTWLFKGTIMENLRYGRLDATDEEVYAAAKAAHVHHFIQTLPGGYNMELNEESSNISQGQKQLLTIARAILADKPILILDEATSSVDTRTEGLIQGAMNNLMAGRTSFVIAHRLSTIKDADKILYMQDGDIKEQGTHEELLAEGGYYASLYNSQFEELEE; this is encoded by the coding sequence ATGGCAGAACAAACACAAAATCGCCCTCGTGGCGGACGCGGACCTGGAAATGGCGCTCCAGTGGAAAAAGCCAAAGATTTTAAAGGAACATTAAAAAAATTAATCTCCTATATTGGTGCTTATAAAATACCCGTTTTCTTTGTAATGATCTTTGCAATTGCTTCAACCATATTTAATATTTGGGGTCCTAAAATTTTATCTCAAGCGATCACAGAATTATTTAATGGCTTGATTAAAAAGTATCAAGGAACTGGTGGAATCGATTTTAATAAAATTGGTGGAATCCTGCTCTTCATGTTAGGACTCTACTTAGTGGCTTCAGCCTTTGGAATCATTCAAGGTTGGATCATGTCAACGATTTCGCAAAAAATCACGTATCGTATGCGTAAAGAAATTTCAGAAAAAATCAATCGCATGCCAATGAATTATTTTGAAACACGGACAACAGGTGAAGTATTATCTCGTATCACGAATGATGTGGATACTTTAGGTCAATCACTAAACCAGTCGATTACGCAGTTGATTACGTCTGTCTTCACCATTATCGGTGTTATCATCATGATGCTATCGATTTCTGTTCAAATGACAGGGATAGCCATTTTGATCGTCCCAATTTCAATGATCTTAATTATGATTGTTGTGAAAAATTCGCAAAAATACTTTAAAACACAACAAGAATATCTAGGTGTCATCAATGGTAAAGTAGAAGAAACAATCGGTGGCTATAACATCGTCCGTCTATTCAATGATGAAGAAAATTCACTTAAAGAATTTAAAACTCAAAACGATGTCTTATTCAAATCAGCTTGGAAATCACAATTTCTTTCAGGTTTGATGCAACCCATTATGAACTTTGTCGGAAATCTAGGTTATGTTGCCGTAGCGATCTTTGGTGGAATCTTAGCTTATAATGGCACAATCACAGTCGGTGATATTCAAGCGTTCATCCAATACGTACGAAACTTAACACAACCTATTGCGCAATTGGCTCAAGTATCTAACTTACTTCAATCAATGGCAGCAGCGGCTGAACGTGTCTTTGAATTCCTTGAAGAAGATGAAGAAGCACAAACTGTTCCAAACCCGGTTAAAATCGACAAAGCAAAAGGTATGGTCGACTTTGAACATGTTCGTTTTGGTTATACACCCGATAAAATCATTATCAATGATTTCAGTTCCCATGTTGATCCAGGCCAAACTGTAGCGATCGTAGGTCCTACTGGTGCAGGGAAAACAACAATGGTAAAGCTATTGATGCGGTTTTACGATGTAACATCTGGTGCGATTAAAATCGATGGTCATAATATCAAAGACTTTAATCGTGCAGACTTACGTAAAAATATCGGGATGGTTTTACAAGATACTTGGTTATTTAAAGGAACGATCATGGAAAACCTTCGTTATGGTCGCCTAGATGCTACAGATGAAGAAGTTTACGCGGCAGCCAAAGCTGCTCACGTTCACCACTTTATCCAAACTTTACCTGGCGGCTACAACATGGAATTAAATGAAGAATCGTCAAATATTTCCCAAGGTCAAAAACAATTATTAACGATTGCTCGTGCAATCTTGGCGGACAAACCGATTTTGATTCTTGATGAAGCAACGTCATCTGTTGATACAAGAACAGAAGGCTTGATTCAAGGCGCCATGAATAACTTGATGGCTGGCCGTACTTCTTTTGTTATCGCTCACCGTTTATCAACGATCAAAGATGCAGATAAAATTCTTTATATGCAGGACGGCGATATCAAAGAACAAGGTACACATGAAGAACTCCTTGCTGAAGGTGGCTACTATGCGTCACTTTATAACTCTCAATTTGAAGAGTTAGAGGAGTAA